A genomic window from Bacillus rossius redtenbacheri isolate Brsri chromosome 7, Brsri_v3, whole genome shotgun sequence includes:
- the LOC134534568 gene encoding SET domain-containing protein SmydA-8-like, with translation MPAECAVCRRPATQTCEGCRASDYCCWEHQTADWESHIAHCRPFKVDRNDYLGRHFVATRPVVPGEVVLKERPLVAGPSRCAAAVCPGCLRRLPGEGLTACARCGWPACSEACARSERHLPECELAAQVRPQVRIITSLQLKREDLKSSHPLYRCLTVLRCLQQKKMDQKKWQILMRLEPHSERRMKSGMYESDRVEIVNCLTEFFDLSKDFTEEEMLKVCGIVEINGYVSHLTDPPHITIYDTASFIEHSCLANCSKTFAPDGELLLRAAVAVPAGEHLSICYTDQTWGTARRRYHLAAEQLACRCERCLDPCELGTFYSAVACQRSDCSGYLLPEDPLTDANTTDEDYCYSGNTSWRCAECGAAMRASDITLFLRQAERDVRAVTCPEECETLLALFDGKVLHRNHYYLTELRIKLVVTYGRDRDGGLRQLGCDLLDRKIELGRQVLALADKLFPAETRVRGLVMFELHEALAEQMRRKASEGTLKPPQLKTDMKECKKMLLGADRLLSSEPEELPEGEVAVEAKRRILDLQQCARNGDGDDQPSSLAALQATINPCPAGQPTEQRACNGDGDARQSLLDLL, from the exons GTGGACCGGAACGACTACCTGGGCCGCCACTTCGTGGCCACGAGGCCCGTGGTGCCGGGCGAGGTGGTGCTGAAGGAGCGGCCGCTGGTGGCGGGCCCGTCGCGCTGCGCCGCGGCCGTGTGCCCCGGCTGCCTGCGCCGCCTGCCCGGGGAGGGGCTGACCGCGTGCGCGCGGTGCGGTTGGCCCGCCTGCAGCGAGGCCTGCGCGCGCTCGGAGCGCCACCTGCCCGAGTGCGAGCTGGCCGCGCAGGTGCGGCCTCAGGTCCGTATCATCACTAGCCTACAA CTGAAAAGAGAAGACCTCAAATCCTCGCATCCATTATATCGCTGCCTTACAGTTCTGCGGTGTTTGCAACAGAAGAAAATGGATCAAAAGAAATGGCAAATACTCATGCGCTTGGAGCCCCATTCTGAACGAAGAATGAAGAGTGGGATGTACGAAAGTGACAGAGTGGAGATAGTCAATTGTCTGACTGAGTTTTTCGACTTGTCGAAAGACTTCACTGAAGAAGAAATGCTGAAAGTTTGTGGTATTGTTGAG ATCAACGGCTACGTGAGCCACCTGACGGACCCGCCCCACATCACCATCTACGACACGGCCTCGTTCATAGAGCACAGCTGCCTGGCCAACTGCTCCAAGACGTTCGCGCCGGACGGGGAGCTGCTCTTGCGCGCGGCGGTGGCGGTCCCCGCGGGGGAGCACCTGTCCATCTGCTACACGGACCAGACCTGGGGCACGGCGCGGCGGCGCTACCACCTCGCGGCCGAGCAGTTGGCCTGCCGCTGCGAGCGGTGCCTCGACCCCTGCGAGCTGGGCACCTTCTACAGCGCGGTGGCCTGCCAGCGCAG TGACTGCAGTGGCTACCTCCTGCCCGAGGACCCCCTGACGGACGCCAACACCACAGACGAGGACTACTGCTACTCGGGCAACACGAGCTGGCGGTGTGCGGAGTGCGGCGCCGCCATGCGGGCCTCGGACATCACCCTGTTCCTGAGGCAGGCGGAGAGGGACGTGAGGGCCGTAACCTGCCCCGAGGAGTGCGAGACCTTGCTGGCCCTGTTCGACGGCAAGGTCCTCCACCGCAACCACTACTACCTCACCGAGCTGCGCATCAAGCTGGTCGTCACCTACGGCAGGGACCGCGACGGGGGGCTCCGGCAGCTCGGCTGCGACTTGCTGGACAGGAAGATCGAGCTGGGTCGTCAGGTCCTGGCCCTGGCCGACAAGCTTTTCCCAG CGGAGACGCGCGTCAGAGGCCTGGTGATGTTTGAGCTGCACGAGGCTCTGGCAGAACAAATGAGAAGGAAAGCAAGCGAAGGGACTTTAAAACCTCCGCAACTCAAGACAGACATGAAG GAGTGCAAGAAGATGCTGCTCGGGGCGGACCGGCTGCTGagcagcgagccggaggagcttCCCGAGGGGGAGGTGGCAGTGGAGGCCAAGAGACGCATCCTCGACCTTCAGCAGTGCGCACGCAACGGCGACGGTGACGATCAGCCGTCGTCGCTGGCCGCGCTGCAGGCCACCATCAACCCCTGTCCCGCGGGGCAGCCCACGGAGCAGCGTGCGTGCAACGGGGACGGCGATGCACGGCAGTCGTTACTGGACCTCCTGTAG
- the LOC134534068 gene encoding cyclin-L1 isoform X1 — MSTSVVSSESSRNAKSSSKPYGKVVLTLKNSLLPDEKLSGTPSQDDGLDFETETDLRILGCELIQTAGILLRLPQVSMATGQVLFQRFYYSKSFVRHDMETTAMACVCLASKIEEAPRSIRDVMNVFNHVKQVKNQKTISPMILDQNYVTKKTQVIKAERRVLKELGFCVHLMHPHKLIVMYLRVLGYLNNISFVQNAWNYMNDSFRTNVFVRYQPETIACACIYLTARKLDIPLPKNPPWFGVFGVLEDDIKEICFQVLRLYKRQKPSAEDLDRRVKELRVLYQEERQKVRSQASTAQRKATDADANAHSRNGSASPSGSKNGPRSINSSPRLGFYSRKEHYSSKHRSRSRSTSLSRSPYRKHSRKTKKNRMRTPSRSKSRSRSPYDRKSRKTKARRSPSHSPTPSRKSHKSGREKHHRDSRSRSREGHHGAEHARSRSLDQHEYDKLMQRTVTSKRERDKFKAKQHR, encoded by the exons ATGAGTACATCAGTAGTCAGTAGTGAAAGTAGTCGTAATGCAAAATCGTCATCTAAGCCATATGGTAAAGTAGTGTTAACTTTAAAAAACTCGTTACTTCCCGATGAGAAGTTATCGGGCACCCCATCCCAAGATGATGGATTAGACTTTGAAACTGAAACCGATTTGAGGATTTTAGGCTGTGAGTTAATCCAAACTGCTGGAATATTATTAAGGCTTCCTCAG GTTTCAATGGCAACAGGCCAGGTGCTTTTCCAGCGATTCTACTACTCCAAGTCGTTTGTGCGACATGACATGGAGACAACAGCAATGGCTTGTGTGTGCCTTGCATCGAAAATCGAGGAAGCGCCTCGCAGCATACGAGATGTGATGAATGTTTTCAACCATGTCAAGCAAGTCAAAAATCAAAA GACGATCTCACCCATGATACTCGATCAGAACTACGTGACCAAGAAGACGCAGGTGATTAAGGCCGAGCGCAGAGTGCTGAAAGAGCTGGGCTTCTGCGTCCACCTCATGCACCCACACAAG TTGATCGTGATGTACTTACGCGTGCTGGGGTACCTAAACAACATATCATTTGTACAGAATGCTTG GAACTACATGAACGACTCGTTCCGCACAAACGTGTTCGTGCGCTACCAGCCGGAGACCATCGCCTGTGCGTGCATATACCTGACGGCGAGGAAGCTGGACATCCCGCTGCCCAAGAACCCGCCCTGGTTCGGGGTGTTTGGGGTGCTTGAGGATGACATCAAGGAGATCTGCTTCCAGGTGCTGCGGCTCTACAAGCGGCAGAAG CCGAGCGCGGAGGACCTGGACAGGCGCGTCAAGGAGCTGCGAGTGCTGTACCAGGAGGAGCGCCAGAAGGTGCGGTCGCAGGCGTCCACTGCACAGCGCAAGGCGACGGACGCCGATGCCAACGCACACTCCAGGAACGGCTCTGCTTCGCCCAGCGGCAGCAAGAACGGGCCTCGCAGCATCAACTCCTCGCCCAGGCTGGGGTTCTACAG TCGCAAAGAACACTATTCCTCAAAACATAGAAGCCGTTCAAGATCTACAAGTCTGAGTCGCAGCCCATACCGCAAACACAGCAGAAAGACGAAGAAAAATAG GATGAGGACTCCGTCTCGATCAAAATCCAGGTCAAGGTCGCCGTACGACAGGAAGAGCAGGAAAACAAAGGCTAGGCGCAGCCCTTCACACTCGCCCACTCCGTCTCGTAAAAGTCACAAATCAGGCAG AGAGAAGCATCACCGAGACTCGCGGTCACGCAGCAGAGAAGGCCACCACGGAGCAGAACACGCGCGTTCACGTTCGCTCGATCAGCACGAGTATGACAAACTGATGCAGCGGACCGTCACGAGCAAGCGAGAGCGGGACAAGTTCAAGGCGAAGCAGCACAGATGA
- the LOC134534068 gene encoding cyclin-L1 isoform X2 has product MSTSVVSSESSRNAKSSSKPYGKVVLTLKNSLLPDEKLSGTPSQDDGLDFETETDLRILGCELIQTAGILLRLPQVSMATGQVLFQRFYYSKSFVRHDMETTAMACVCLASKIEEAPRSIRDVMNVFNHVKQVKNQKTISPMILDQNYVTKKTQVIKAERRVLKELGFCVHLMHPHKLIVMYLRVLGYLNNISFVQNAWNYMNDSFRTNVFVRYQPETIACACIYLTARKLDIPLPKNPPWFGVFGVLEDDIKEICFQVLRLYKRQKPSAEDLDRRVKELRVLYQEERQKVRSQASTAQRKATDADANAHSRNGSASPSGSKNGPRSINSSPRLGFYSRKEHYSSKHRSRSRSTSLSRSPYRKHSRKTKKNRMRTPSRSKSRSRSPYDRKSRKTKARRSPSHSPTPSRKSHKSERSITETRGHAAEKATTEQNTRVHVRSISTSMTN; this is encoded by the exons ATGAGTACATCAGTAGTCAGTAGTGAAAGTAGTCGTAATGCAAAATCGTCATCTAAGCCATATGGTAAAGTAGTGTTAACTTTAAAAAACTCGTTACTTCCCGATGAGAAGTTATCGGGCACCCCATCCCAAGATGATGGATTAGACTTTGAAACTGAAACCGATTTGAGGATTTTAGGCTGTGAGTTAATCCAAACTGCTGGAATATTATTAAGGCTTCCTCAG GTTTCAATGGCAACAGGCCAGGTGCTTTTCCAGCGATTCTACTACTCCAAGTCGTTTGTGCGACATGACATGGAGACAACAGCAATGGCTTGTGTGTGCCTTGCATCGAAAATCGAGGAAGCGCCTCGCAGCATACGAGATGTGATGAATGTTTTCAACCATGTCAAGCAAGTCAAAAATCAAAA GACGATCTCACCCATGATACTCGATCAGAACTACGTGACCAAGAAGACGCAGGTGATTAAGGCCGAGCGCAGAGTGCTGAAAGAGCTGGGCTTCTGCGTCCACCTCATGCACCCACACAAG TTGATCGTGATGTACTTACGCGTGCTGGGGTACCTAAACAACATATCATTTGTACAGAATGCTTG GAACTACATGAACGACTCGTTCCGCACAAACGTGTTCGTGCGCTACCAGCCGGAGACCATCGCCTGTGCGTGCATATACCTGACGGCGAGGAAGCTGGACATCCCGCTGCCCAAGAACCCGCCCTGGTTCGGGGTGTTTGGGGTGCTTGAGGATGACATCAAGGAGATCTGCTTCCAGGTGCTGCGGCTCTACAAGCGGCAGAAG CCGAGCGCGGAGGACCTGGACAGGCGCGTCAAGGAGCTGCGAGTGCTGTACCAGGAGGAGCGCCAGAAGGTGCGGTCGCAGGCGTCCACTGCACAGCGCAAGGCGACGGACGCCGATGCCAACGCACACTCCAGGAACGGCTCTGCTTCGCCCAGCGGCAGCAAGAACGGGCCTCGCAGCATCAACTCCTCGCCCAGGCTGGGGTTCTACAG TCGCAAAGAACACTATTCCTCAAAACATAGAAGCCGTTCAAGATCTACAAGTCTGAGTCGCAGCCCATACCGCAAACACAGCAGAAAGACGAAGAAAAATAG GATGAGGACTCCGTCTCGATCAAAATCCAGGTCAAGGTCGCCGTACGACAGGAAGAGCAGGAAAACAAAGGCTAGGCGCAGCCCTTCACACTCGCCCACTCCGTCTCGTAAAAGTCACAAATCAG AGAGAAGCATCACCGAGACTCGCGGTCACGCAGCAGAGAAGGCCACCACGGAGCAGAACACGCGCGTTCACGTTCGCTCGATCAGCACGAGTATGACAAACTGA